TAAAAAACTTATGTTATGAAGACACGAAAGTCATCAATGAAGGCGAAGGCTTTTAACGGAGAGTCGGAGAGCAAAAGTTAGCCGAATCTTCAGAACCCAGGAAGGGAAAGACCAGCTATTTTGTCCTTCTCTGCGTCTTTGCGACTCTCCGTTAAGACTAGATTTTAAGGATCTGATTTTCTTCGTGACTTGGTCTCTACGGGGTAAAAGCTTTTGCACTGATTCGGTTGACTTTCGGCTTTGGCAACACGTATCATTAAAGTTTATAACAACAGTCAGCAATTACAGGTGAGAGGAGCCATGTCCATACTGAGAATATTGCATTATCCCGATCCGGTTCTGAGCACCAGGGCCGAGCCGATTGATCAAGTTACCGACGAGGTCAGAAAGCTGGCCGAGGATATGGCCGAGACCATGTATGCTGCTCCCGGCGTCGGTCTGGCAGCACCACAGATCGGTGTATCGGAAAGGCTGATCGTACTCGACTGCGCGGCCAAAGACGAACCGCCGAACCTGATCAAGGCGGTGAATCCGGAAATTGTCGCTGCTGAAGGCGAATGCTTCGAAGAGGAAGGGTGCCTGTCGGTGCCGGCGTATTACGCCAGGGTTAAACGGAAAGCCGCGGTCAAGGTCCGCTTCACCAACATGAACAACGAAGTCGTTGCTATGGAAACAGACGGTCTGCTCGCTATCGCTTTTCAGCATGAAATCGATCATCTCGACGGAGTTTTGTTCGTTGACCACCTGTCATCTCTGAAAAAGGGGATGTTCAAGAAGAAGTATCAGAAAATCCTTGAGCAGCTGGAGGAGCAGTTGTGACCGCATCCGACCTGAAAACCGTTTTCATGGGGACTCCCGAGTTTGCCGTCGGAACCCTGGAAGGCCTGCTCGGAGCCGGGGTTGACCTGGTTGGCGTTTACACGCAGCCGGATCGACCGAAGGGGCGCGGCCGGAAGATGACGCCGCCGCCGGTCAAGGAGT
This portion of the Desulfuromonas sp. genome encodes:
- the def gene encoding peptide deformylase, which gives rise to MSILRILHYPDPVLSTRAEPIDQVTDEVRKLAEDMAETMYAAPGVGLAAPQIGVSERLIVLDCAAKDEPPNLIKAVNPEIVAAEGECFEEEGCLSVPAYYARVKRKAAVKVRFTNMNNEVVAMETDGLLAIAFQHEIDHLDGVLFVDHLSSLKKGMFKKKYQKILEQLEEQL